Proteins encoded in a region of the Brevefilum fermentans genome:
- a CDS encoding L-lactate permease — protein MTLSLSFFNWILALSPVLVVLIMMLGFRAGGAWAGGVGWLAAVLVAVLFFGAGFELLAVAHVKAILLSLDVFYIIWMALLLFHVANEAGAIRMIGRVLPQLTEDRVMQSLLIGWLMVTFIQGTGGFGVPVAVCAPILVAIGFTPLQAVAMTSLGDTWAVTFGSLGASFKALIAVSGLTADELAHFTAILLGVVSFPSGMLVAVIGNGWKSAKRALLPVAGLSAVMVIAQYLLATNGLWTLGTTGAGLAGLGVGLLLLRLPAYRNRNKQHSEPVPAEDNPDEGKSLWLVLISYLLLVLLAFGVNLFQPANAFLSQIKLSLDFPEVSTAFGWTTPAGPGQVINVFGHPGAILFYTSIISYIIYRSVGYLEPGSLKRIFNKVTKAGVNSSLGILAMVGLATIMLHSGMTHLLAEGLSTSIGRDFYPLVAPVIGALGAFITGSNTNSNVLFGALQQRSAELLRLSVPLILAAQTAGGSVGSVLAPAKVIVGCSTVGLTGEEGGVMSKIIGYGLIPLAILALAAWIIHLLG, from the coding sequence ATGACTTTATCTTTATCCTTCTTTAACTGGATTCTAGCCTTATCCCCAGTCCTGGTGGTGTTAATCATGATGCTTGGTTTTCGCGCCGGGGGGGCTTGGGCTGGAGGAGTGGGGTGGCTGGCTGCGGTTTTGGTCGCCGTGCTTTTTTTTGGGGCTGGGTTTGAGCTGCTGGCTGTCGCCCACGTCAAGGCAATTTTGCTCAGCCTGGACGTGTTTTATATTATCTGGATGGCGCTGCTTTTGTTCCACGTTGCCAATGAAGCAGGCGCTATCCGCATGATTGGGCGGGTACTACCCCAATTAACCGAAGACCGGGTGATGCAGTCCCTGCTGATCGGCTGGTTAATGGTCACCTTTATCCAGGGCACAGGCGGATTTGGGGTGCCAGTTGCCGTATGTGCCCCAATCTTGGTGGCGATCGGCTTCACACCCTTACAGGCTGTAGCCATGACCTCCCTGGGAGATACCTGGGCGGTCACCTTTGGCTCGCTGGGAGCCTCGTTTAAAGCCCTGATCGCGGTTTCCGGTCTGACTGCCGATGAACTGGCACATTTCACGGCTATCCTGCTGGGGGTTGTCAGCTTTCCCAGCGGCATGCTGGTGGCGGTGATCGGCAACGGCTGGAAGAGCGCGAAACGCGCGCTGCTCCCCGTTGCAGGGCTTTCGGCGGTAATGGTTATCGCGCAGTATTTACTGGCGACCAACGGGCTGTGGACCCTGGGCACCACCGGTGCGGGTTTGGCTGGTCTGGGGGTGGGCTTATTGCTGCTGAGGCTACCAGCGTATCGCAATCGTAACAAGCAGCACTCAGAACCTGTACCTGCTGAAGATAATCCCGATGAAGGTAAATCGCTGTGGCTGGTATTGATTAGCTATCTGCTGCTCGTTTTGCTGGCTTTTGGCGTCAACCTGTTTCAACCAGCAAACGCTTTTTTGTCCCAGATAAAATTATCGCTGGATTTTCCAGAAGTCAGTACCGCTTTCGGGTGGACAACTCCTGCTGGTCCCGGTCAGGTGATCAATGTGTTTGGGCACCCCGGTGCGATCCTCTTCTACACCAGTATCATTTCTTACATCATTTATCGTTCTGTGGGTTACCTCGAGCCGGGCTCACTGAAGCGGATTTTCAACAAAGTGACAAAAGCCGGCGTGAACTCCAGCCTGGGCATCCTGGCGATGGTCGGGCTGGCGACGATCATGCTGCACAGCGGGATGACCCACCTGCTGGCAGAGGGTCTCAGCACGAGTATTGGGCGGGATTTCTATCCTCTGGTGGCGCCGGTCATTGGTGCGCTGGGCGCGTTCATCACCGGCAGCAACACCAATTCCAATGTCTTGTTCGGCGCATTACAGCAAAGATCGGCTGAGCTGTTAAGGTTAAGCGTGCCCCTGATCCTGGCGGCGCAAACCGCAGGCGGATCGGTCGGCAGTGTACTGGCGCCAGCTAAAGTGATTGTGGGGTGCAGTACTGTCGGCCTAACGGGCGAGGAAGGCGGCGTCATGAGCAAGATCATCGGATATGGACTGATTCCCCTCGCCATTCTTGCCCTGGCAGCCTGGATAATCCACCTGTTGGGGTAG
- a CDS encoding AtpZ/AtpI family protein gives MNENNHLELKTALRRNLIRATLVPLQSGCLAFAMATIAILAGIWLDFRLETFPRWTLILLVGSAPIALVIVYFVVRRTLRGLQAETNASEPEDEV, from the coding sequence ATGAATGAAAATAATCATCTTGAGCTAAAAACAGCGCTGCGGCGCAACCTCATCAGGGCGACATTGGTCCCGCTTCAATCGGGATGCCTGGCTTTTGCTATGGCAACCATTGCCATCCTGGCAGGGATATGGTTGGATTTTAGGCTGGAAACATTCCCGCGCTGGACCCTGATTTTACTGGTTGGCAGTGCACCCATTGCGTTGGTGATAGTGTATTTCGTCGTTCGGCGGACATTACGCGGGTTACAGGCTGAAACGAATGCCAGCGAGCCAGAAGATGAGGTATAG
- a CDS encoding nucleotidyl transferase AbiEii/AbiGii toxin family protein, which translates to MAMVDLRPEDIIHKSYMNRLLIEIVDQPVLSQSLAFKGGSCAAMLGYLDRFSIDLDFDVLEGTHEKTLRDNFLQAFHTLGFEVKAAFETILFFQLKYPNEPGKRNTLKVSASTERISTNQYQAAFFHEIDRVINCQTIETMFANKLVALMDRYARHQTIAGRDVYDIHHFFLRGFRYLPDVIHERTNLEMHDFFQQLIFFINKHVNQTIINEDLNSLLPNRQFQKIRKVLISETLAFLESELKKTKDN; encoded by the coding sequence ATGGCCATGGTTGATCTGCGACCAGAGGATATTATTCATAAGTCTTATATGAATCGCTTGCTGATTGAAATTGTTGACCAACCCGTTTTGAGCCAATCCCTGGCGTTTAAAGGCGGTTCTTGTGCTGCTATGCTCGGATATCTTGATCGTTTTTCAATTGACCTGGATTTTGATGTCCTTGAAGGCACACATGAAAAAACCTTGCGCGATAATTTTCTACAAGCATTTCACACCCTTGGGTTTGAAGTGAAAGCTGCCTTCGAAACTATCTTATTCTTTCAATTGAAGTACCCCAATGAGCCTGGAAAAAGAAATACGCTCAAAGTCTCGGCCTCTACTGAGCGCATATCGACCAATCAGTACCAGGCTGCCTTTTTCCATGAAATCGATCGTGTAATCAATTGTCAGACCATCGAAACGATGTTTGCCAATAAGCTCGTCGCCCTTATGGATCGCTATGCCCGGCATCAGACCATTGCCGGCCGCGACGTTTATGATATTCATCATTTCTTCTTGCGCGGTTTTCGCTATCTACCAGACGTAATTCACGAGCGGACAAACCTGGAAATGCATGATTTTTTCCAGCAATTGATTTTTTTCATTAATAAACATGTCAACCAAACCATCATAAACGAAGATTTAAATTCATTACTTCCCAATCGACAGTTTCAAAAAATTCGCAAGGTATTAATTTCAGAAACATTGGCGTTTTTAGAAAGTGAACTTAAGAAAACGAAAGACAATTAA
- a CDS encoding MFS transporter, which yields MKTERWKSFNYAIGMFGTSIPINMLKTYAAIYYVDQLGLKTTQWALVLFIYTFIDAIDNPVYGFLSDRTRSKWGRRRPWLVIGTPMLVLGLIAFYNPPAFHSGEALFAYAMLFYIFTGTLDSVINANYGALFPEIFPDDASRAKTNAMRQAFQLVAMIISIALTPMVTGWIGYGWTSIVYSILGGAVILYMSLTSKEKEVTEEEEKPQLWHSLKSLFINRKFWIAGFANAFYSAAMSLVLASLPFFVKYRLQIPDAQATILFASVLLIAIASVAIWARFVRKHDLMWVWRVALGTLALAYVPLFFANSLITAIISAAFVGFGFAGVITTMDLIAARVMDEDTEKYNLRREGFISSALGFMNRLSGLFTSAAFYLIFIFFGFESGDNPGPQPGNASRFLLTVFPFVLMLISLLFSFFIDFKDRKPRISEDNTSGLDHYLDG from the coding sequence ATGAAAACCGAACGCTGGAAATCATTCAATTATGCCATCGGTATGTTTGGCACGTCCATACCGATCAATATGCTCAAAACCTACGCAGCTATTTATTATGTAGACCAGTTGGGCTTAAAAACCACCCAATGGGCTTTAGTTTTATTCATTTACACTTTTATTGACGCTATCGACAACCCGGTTTATGGCTTTTTGTCGGATCGCACCCGCTCAAAATGGGGCCGTCGACGCCCCTGGCTGGTGATCGGCACACCCATGTTGGTGTTAGGATTAATTGCCTTTTATAATCCGCCGGCTTTTCACAGCGGGGAAGCCCTGTTTGCGTACGCGATGTTGTTCTACATCTTCACCGGCACCCTCGATTCGGTCATCAACGCCAATTATGGCGCGCTTTTCCCGGAGATCTTCCCGGATGATGCCAGCCGGGCTAAAACGAATGCCATGCGCCAGGCTTTTCAACTGGTGGCGATGATCATCAGCATTGCGCTGACGCCCATGGTGACCGGTTGGATCGGTTACGGCTGGACTTCGATCGTCTATAGCATCCTGGGCGGGGCGGTGATCCTTTACATGTCGCTGACCAGCAAGGAAAAGGAAGTTACGGAGGAAGAAGAGAAACCCCAATTGTGGCACAGCTTAAAAAGCCTGTTCATCAACCGCAAATTCTGGATTGCAGGGTTTGCCAATGCGTTTTACAGCGCCGCCATGTCCCTGGTGCTGGCATCGTTACCCTTCTTTGTGAAATACCGTCTGCAAATTCCCGATGCGCAAGCTACCATCCTGTTTGCCTCGGTGTTGTTGATCGCCATTGCCAGCGTCGCTATTTGGGCAAGATTTGTGCGAAAACATGACCTGATGTGGGTCTGGCGCGTTGCCCTGGGCACCCTGGCGCTGGCTTATGTCCCCCTGTTTTTCGCCAACTCGCTGATCACTGCCATCATCAGCGCGGCATTCGTCGGCTTTGGTTTTGCCGGCGTGATTACCACCATGGATCTGATCGCCGCCCGGGTGATGGATGAAGACACCGAAAAATACAACCTGCGCCGTGAAGGGTTCATCTCCAGTGCACTCGGGTTCATGAACCGCCTGAGCGGCCTGTTCACCAGCGCAGCCTTTTACCTGATCTTTATCTTCTTTGGCTTCGAAAGCGGCGATAATCCCGGTCCCCAACCCGGTAATGCCTCCCGCTTTTTGCTGACGGTGTTCCCCTTTGTGCTGATGCTGATCAGCCTGCTGTTTTCTTTCTTTATTGATTTTAAAGACCGTAAACCCCGTATTTCTGAAGATAACACCTCAGGTTTAGATCATTATTTGGACGGATGA
- a CDS encoding DUF1622 domain-containing protein, whose translation MEKNGSRIKNALQDFFLPLILLAGLVALLAIFKNQHSADHASLVPQEHIIDLVVGYIIIAVEIATAFVILIGLLRATISFIRLQFTRAEHQTTSLPHIRARLAHVLILGLEFAIASEILHLAIAPNTAEVVILFAKVLLRALLHFFLEREIQACETPESAGNLIPQQTNPDEPDH comes from the coding sequence GTGGAAAAGAATGGCTCAAGAATTAAAAACGCTCTGCAGGATTTTTTTCTACCGCTGATCCTACTTGCAGGGTTGGTTGCGTTGCTGGCAATTTTCAAAAATCAGCATTCAGCGGATCATGCCTCCCTTGTCCCTCAAGAACACATCATCGATCTGGTGGTTGGATACATCATCATTGCTGTTGAAATCGCCACCGCCTTTGTGATCCTGATCGGGCTGTTGCGCGCCACCATCAGTTTCATCCGCCTTCAATTTACTCGAGCTGAACATCAGACCACCTCCCTCCCTCATATTCGTGCACGCCTGGCACACGTACTGATCCTCGGCCTGGAATTTGCCATTGCCAGTGAAATTTTGCACCTGGCGATAGCCCCCAATACAGCGGAAGTTGTGATCCTGTTTGCAAAAGTACTGCTCAGAGCTCTGCTTCACTTTTTTCTCGAGCGGGAAATCCAGGCTTGTGAAACTCCGGAGAGCGCCGGCAATTTGATCCCACAGCAAACCAACCCGGACGAACCGGATCATTAG
- a CDS encoding tryptophanase encodes MSIPFVEPFRIKVVEPIKHTTRPERESILAFAYNNLFGVPAEDVFIDFLSDSGTNAMSDRQWSAMMVGDEAYGGARSFTHFEAAVREVLGFPCVLPTHQGRGAEGILFKTLVKPGQSVPNNRHFDTTQANLLALNANPVDLAVDEASDPHSLLPFKGNMDLGKLERFIDQTGVENIPIGMLTVTNNSAAGQPVSMANIKATSELYRRYGIPFFLDACRFSENAWFIKQREPGYADRPVAEIALEMFSYADGCTMSAKKDAIVNMGGFIACRDEDLKQKLAQHLIIQEGFITYGGLTGRDLEAIAVGLHEGISEDYLDYRERHTRYLGEVLQSAGLQVYQPTGGHAVYVDAAHTLPHIPPAQFPGVALANQLYIEGGVRTVEIGSLMFSHPDPLTGEVIPAPNEMVRFAIPRRVYTRSHLDYVGEVAREVVKNAADLRGLEITWAPELLRHFIARLAWV; translated from the coding sequence ATGTCGATCCCCTTTGTTGAGCCCTTTCGCATCAAAGTTGTTGAACCGATCAAACACACCACCCGCCCTGAGCGCGAAAGCATCCTGGCTTTTGCCTATAACAACCTCTTCGGGGTGCCCGCCGAGGATGTGTTTATCGACTTTCTTTCCGATTCCGGCACCAACGCCATGAGCGACCGGCAGTGGTCGGCGATGATGGTTGGCGATGAAGCCTATGGCGGCGCACGCAGCTTCACCCATTTCGAAGCTGCCGTCCGGGAAGTGCTCGGCTTTCCCTGCGTGCTTCCCACGCATCAGGGACGCGGCGCTGAGGGCATTCTCTTCAAAACCCTGGTAAAACCCGGTCAGTCGGTGCCCAACAATCGCCACTTTGACACCACCCAAGCGAACCTGCTGGCATTGAATGCCAACCCGGTCGACCTGGCGGTGGATGAAGCATCCGACCCTCACAGCCTCCTACCCTTCAAAGGGAATATGGATCTGGGCAAATTAGAGCGCTTTATTGACCAAACGGGCGTTGAAAACATCCCGATTGGCATGCTGACGGTCACCAATAACTCCGCCGCCGGTCAGCCCGTGTCAATGGCAAATATAAAAGCCACTTCCGAGCTCTACCGTCGCTATGGGATCCCTTTCTTCTTGGACGCCTGCCGTTTCAGTGAGAACGCCTGGTTCATCAAGCAGCGCGAGCCCGGTTATGCCGATCGTCCTGTGGCTGAAATAGCATTGGAGATGTTTTCTTATGCTGATGGCTGTACGATGAGCGCCAAAAAAGATGCTATCGTGAATATGGGCGGATTTATTGCCTGCCGTGATGAAGACCTGAAGCAGAAATTGGCTCAACATTTGATCATCCAGGAGGGCTTTATCACCTACGGCGGCCTGACAGGGCGTGACCTGGAAGCGATTGCGGTCGGGTTGCATGAGGGCATCAGTGAGGATTACCTCGACTACCGAGAGCGACACACCCGCTACCTGGGTGAGGTGCTCCAGTCTGCCGGGCTGCAGGTTTACCAGCCTACCGGCGGTCATGCGGTCTACGTGGACGCCGCCCACACCCTGCCTCACATCCCGCCCGCTCAATTCCCCGGTGTTGCCCTGGCAAATCAGCTCTACATCGAGGGGGGCGTACGTACGGTGGAGATCGGCAGCCTGATGTTTTCGCACCCCGATCCGCTCACCGGCGAGGTGATCCCTGCGCCCAACGAGATGGTGCGGTTTGCCATCCCGCGCCGGGTGTATACCCGCAGCCACCTGGACTACGTGGGCGAGGTCGCCCGCGAAGTGGTAAAAAATGCTGCAGATCTGCGCGGACTGGAGATCACCTGGGCGCCGGAACTGCTGCGACATTTTATTGCCAGGCTGGCATGGGTTTAA
- a CDS encoding CehA/McbA family metallohydrolase produces MTGKINQKYDLNSVTIEIFIEAERQGDYITLPFEVPPHTAALNLRYRYARHSHPETKTRAGLFTGREQINVIDLGIIAPDGSQAGASGSDKTEISISESHATPGYRAMSLTPGTWQILIGAYRVAPQGVQVTYELEFIPKAMRLLKGDLHTHTLASDGVLTLEELGSHALRHDLNFVAVTDHNQMVSKDALPDIAGLTMIPGVEWSHYLGHANFIGVDQPYDGPYFTNNLAEARKIFATARERGALITLNHPFEESCPWAFELDALPFDVLEIWNGPMRESNLRSLALWQGLLAEGKKVPICGGSDYHRDRLFQILGGPTMCVYAQSNAASDILAAVRSGCGFITFSPEGPTLDMRCGDARMGESLTFTGGQVVNLDFGDLHKGDILKLITPDDIVDFFTAPMDGEYRCELPVAAPGFMRVEIWRTFLPGVPPLPALISNPIYFDPAM; encoded by the coding sequence ATGACAGGAAAAATCAATCAAAAATACGATCTTAATTCGGTCACCATCGAGATTTTCATTGAAGCTGAACGGCAGGGTGACTATATCACCCTGCCATTTGAGGTCCCGCCGCATACCGCTGCGTTGAACCTTCGTTATCGTTATGCCCGTCATTCCCACCCCGAGACGAAAACCAGGGCTGGGTTGTTCACGGGGCGAGAGCAGATCAATGTTATTGACCTGGGAATCATTGCGCCTGATGGAAGCCAGGCGGGCGCATCGGGTTCGGATAAAACCGAAATCTCGATCAGCGAGTCCCACGCTACCCCTGGGTATCGGGCGATGTCTCTGACGCCTGGGACCTGGCAGATTTTGATTGGTGCCTACCGGGTGGCGCCACAGGGCGTGCAGGTGACTTACGAACTTGAATTTATTCCAAAAGCCATGCGCCTGTTGAAGGGTGATCTGCATACGCACACCCTGGCATCGGATGGTGTTTTGACCCTGGAAGAGCTGGGCAGCCATGCCCTGCGCCACGATCTCAACTTCGTGGCTGTAACTGATCACAACCAGATGGTCAGCAAGGATGCCTTGCCTGATATTGCTGGATTGACAATGATCCCCGGGGTGGAATGGTCACATTACCTGGGGCACGCCAATTTTATCGGTGTGGACCAGCCCTATGACGGGCCTTATTTCACCAATAACCTGGCAGAAGCCCGCAAAATCTTCGCGACGGCTCGTGAGCGCGGCGCGTTGATCACCCTCAACCACCCTTTTGAAGAATCGTGCCCGTGGGCGTTTGAGCTGGACGCGCTGCCCTTTGACGTGCTTGAAATATGGAACGGCCCGATGCGGGAGTCTAACCTGCGCTCGCTTGCTTTGTGGCAGGGATTGCTGGCTGAAGGGAAGAAGGTGCCCATTTGCGGCGGCAGCGACTATCATCGCGATCGCTTGTTCCAGATCCTGGGCGGACCGACGATGTGCGTCTATGCTCAATCCAATGCAGCCTCGGATATCCTGGCAGCGGTCCGCAGTGGCTGCGGTTTTATCACCTTCTCACCTGAGGGGCCGACCCTGGACATGCGGTGCGGGGATGCGCGCATGGGTGAGAGTCTGACCTTCACAGGCGGTCAGGTTGTGAACCTGGATTTTGGAGATTTGCACAAGGGCGACATTCTCAAGCTGATCACACCCGACGATATTGTCGATTTCTTCACCGCGCCGATGGATGGCGAATACCGCTGTGAGCTGCCGGTGGCAGCGCCAGGTTTCATGCGCGTGGAGATCTGGCGCACCTTCCTGCCCGGCGTTCCGCCGCTGCCTGCGCTGATTTCTAACCCGATATATTTTGACCCTGCAATGTGA
- a CDS encoding helicase C-terminal domain-containing protein: MPIIIAVDIETTGLNPDEDSIIEIGAVKFNGRRVEEEWSTLINPRRPIPAFITQLTGITNPMVRHAPFLVDVMAGLIKFIGDAPIVGHNIGFDLSFLQQTGALRHNMNIDTYELAAVLMPTASRYNLSSLAHQLNILLPVTHRALDDARVTHAVFNALMQKAQELPLPLLAEIVRMGEPLDWKANWAFQQVLRQRAREHIQAKKDLGGASGPLFEKPKEIEGEPVGAESGETPLDVDDVAAVLDRGGQFDQFLEQFEYRQQQVDMLRSVVEAFNGSQHMMVEAGTGTGKSLAYLIPAAYWALKNNTRVVISTNTINLQDQLINKDIPDLQQALNLPVRAAVLKGRSNYLCPRRLEVVRRRKPESVHEARVLAKVLVWLQESRTGDRSEINLNGNIERMVWSRLSAEDEGCRLEVCLKRTGGRCPFYRAKVAADHAHLLIVNHALLLADAVTGNRVLPAYSYLIVDEAHHLESATTSALSFSVRAGDISRLVRELGGIKSGLLGRFVDLCEELLKPAQMAALSQLVSTAADLAMRLDSQMTAYYQALDTFLNDQREGRPLGTYPQQERILPSTRTLPIWLDVEIAWEAAYATLERLLAILRELRIPMRELADQENEEAEDMWGSLGNMFTRIEEIQQIINGLTLEADNDTVYWVEIHPKDLNITLNAAPLHIGRMMEKHLWHQKESVILTSATLTTNGEFDYLRRQLNAIDADELVVGSPFDFEKSALVYVVSDIPEPSDASGHQRAVDAAMVDVARASGGRMLALFTSYAQLQRTSSKLSLALAGDDIQVYEQGEGASASSLLETFRDTDRAVLLGTRAFWEGVDVPGDALSVLMIVKLPFDVPSDPIVAARAETFEDPFNEYALPEAILRFRQGFGRLIRTQTDRGIVVLLDKRVLTKAYGRMFMESLPRCTFQQGLLADLPKVTARWLNL, translated from the coding sequence ATGCCCATCATTATTGCAGTAGATATTGAAACCACCGGCTTGAACCCGGATGAAGATTCAATCATTGAGATCGGCGCCGTCAAATTCAACGGACGCCGGGTTGAGGAAGAGTGGTCCACACTGATCAACCCGCGCCGCCCCATTCCCGCCTTTATCACCCAGTTGACCGGCATTACTAACCCGATGGTACGCCATGCACCCTTTCTAGTGGACGTGATGGCGGGGCTGATTAAATTTATTGGTGATGCGCCTATCGTTGGACATAATATCGGGTTTGACCTCAGCTTTCTGCAGCAAACCGGGGCATTGCGCCATAATATGAATATCGATACCTATGAATTGGCAGCTGTGTTGATGCCGACGGCCAGCCGCTATAACCTCTCTTCCCTGGCACATCAGCTAAATATTCTTCTGCCTGTTACCCATCGCGCCCTGGACGATGCCCGTGTGACCCATGCTGTTTTCAATGCGCTGATGCAAAAAGCCCAGGAACTGCCCCTGCCGCTATTGGCAGAGATTGTGCGCATGGGTGAACCGCTGGATTGGAAGGCGAATTGGGCTTTTCAACAAGTGCTGAGGCAACGCGCCAGGGAGCACATTCAAGCGAAAAAAGACCTGGGCGGCGCGTCCGGTCCGCTATTTGAGAAACCCAAGGAAATAGAAGGGGAACCGGTGGGCGCTGAAAGCGGCGAAACACCGCTTGATGTGGATGATGTCGCTGCCGTTCTGGACCGTGGCGGTCAATTTGATCAGTTTTTGGAGCAATTTGAATACCGTCAACAGCAAGTGGACATGCTGCGTTCGGTTGTCGAGGCTTTCAATGGTTCTCAACATATGATGGTAGAAGCGGGCACCGGCACGGGAAAATCCCTGGCTTACTTGATCCCGGCTGCTTACTGGGCGCTGAAAAACAATACCCGCGTGGTGATCTCGACCAACACCATCAACCTTCAAGACCAGTTGATCAACAAGGATATCCCCGACTTGCAGCAAGCGTTGAACTTGCCTGTCCGGGCTGCAGTCCTTAAGGGGCGCTCGAATTACCTGTGCCCGCGCCGGCTGGAGGTTGTGCGTCGGCGTAAGCCCGAATCGGTCCACGAGGCGCGTGTGCTGGCTAAGGTGCTGGTATGGCTGCAGGAAAGTCGTACGGGGGACCGCTCGGAGATCAACCTGAACGGAAACATTGAACGCATGGTGTGGTCTCGTCTTTCTGCTGAGGATGAGGGTTGCCGGTTAGAGGTGTGCCTGAAACGCACCGGGGGGCGCTGCCCGTTTTACCGGGCTAAGGTAGCGGCTGATCATGCGCACCTGTTAATTGTCAACCATGCGTTGCTGCTGGCGGATGCGGTTACGGGAAACCGGGTGCTACCAGCTTACAGCTATCTGATCGTCGATGAAGCCCATCACCTTGAATCGGCTACAACGTCGGCGCTTTCTTTTAGTGTTCGTGCGGGTGATATTTCCCGCCTGGTACGCGAACTGGGCGGAATTAAAAGCGGATTGCTGGGACGCTTTGTGGACCTGTGCGAGGAACTGCTCAAACCTGCCCAAATGGCAGCCTTGAGTCAGCTGGTGAGTACCGCCGCTGACCTGGCCATGCGGCTCGACAGCCAAATGACGGCCTACTACCAGGCGCTGGACACCTTCCTCAATGATCAACGTGAGGGACGTCCGTTGGGCACCTATCCACAGCAGGAACGGATCCTGCCTTCCACGCGTACACTGCCGATCTGGCTGGATGTTGAAATTGCCTGGGAAGCAGCGTATGCAACGCTGGAGCGCCTATTGGCAATCTTACGGGAATTGCGCATACCGATGCGGGAACTTGCGGATCAGGAGAACGAGGAAGCCGAGGATATGTGGGGCAGTTTGGGGAACATGTTCACGCGCATTGAAGAAATTCAGCAGATCATCAATGGGCTCACCCTTGAAGCAGATAATGATACTGTCTATTGGGTGGAGATCCATCCAAAAGATTTGAACATCACCCTCAACGCAGCCCCGCTTCATATCGGGCGCATGATGGAAAAGCATCTCTGGCATCAAAAGGAAAGTGTGATTCTTACCTCAGCGACATTAACCACCAATGGCGAGTTTGATTACCTCCGGCGCCAGTTGAACGCGATTGATGCTGATGAATTGGTGGTGGGATCACCCTTTGATTTTGAGAAATCAGCCCTGGTGTACGTGGTCAGTGACATCCCCGAACCATCGGATGCCAGCGGGCATCAGCGGGCGGTGGACGCTGCCATGGTGGATGTCGCCAGGGCTTCCGGGGGGCGCATGCTGGCGTTGTTTACCTCTTATGCCCAGCTTCAGCGCACCTCCAGCAAGCTATCGCTGGCGCTGGCAGGTGATGATATCCAGGTGTATGAACAGGGGGAAGGCGCGTCTGCGAGCAGCCTGCTGGAGACCTTTCGCGACACCGACCGCGCGGTTTTACTGGGGACGCGGGCTTTTTGGGAGGGTGTGGATGTGCCCGGTGACGCCCTTTCCGTGCTGATGATCGTTAAACTGCCCTTTGACGTTCCATCCGATCCGATCGTAGCGGCAAGGGCCGAGACCTTTGAAGACCCCTTCAATGAATATGCCCTGCCAGAGGCGATTTTGCGCTTCAGACAGGGATTTGGTCGCCTGATCCGCACGCAGACCGATCGGGGGATTGTGGTGCTGCTGGACAAACGCGTGCTGACGAAAGCTTATGGTCGCATGTTCATGGAATCGCTGCCCCGTTGCACGTTTCAGCAGGGGTTATTGGCAGACTTACCGAAGGTCACAGCACGCTGGTTGAATTTGTAA